From a region of the Geothrix sp. 21YS21S-2 genome:
- a CDS encoding nuclear transport factor 2 family protein has translation MHELEAIIHAADDAINREDLDAVMAFYAEDATLVVRPGLNATGKDQIRKAFTAIAEHFNHSLHVTQDKLVVIEGGATALVLGKAELRAKDPSGAQVLIAREATYVFTRDGSGAWRCAVDNSYGTGLLMA, from the coding sequence ATGCACGAACTCGAAGCAATCATTCACGCCGCCGATGATGCCATCAACCGGGAGGACCTGGACGCCGTGATGGCTTTCTATGCCGAGGATGCGACCCTCGTGGTCCGTCCCGGCTTGAACGCCACCGGCAAGGACCAGATCCGGAAGGCCTTCACGGCCATCGCGGAGCATTTCAACCACAGCCTGCATGTCACTCAGGACAAGCTGGTGGTCATCGAGGGCGGGGCCACGGCGCTGGTTCTAGGCAAGGCCGAGCTCCGCGCCAAGGACCCCTCGGGGGCCCAGGTCCTCATCGCACGGGAGGCCACCTACGTGTTCACGCGGGATGGGAGCGGTGCCTGGCGATGCGCGGTGGACAACTCATACGGTACCGGCCTGCTCATGGCCTGA
- a CDS encoding caspase family protein codes for MIRASLALLLLFLSAAAQEADRGVRVAEAQPERRIALVIGNGAYAAAPLKNPVNDARAMAGALERCGFTVAELENATRDQMVKALRQFGSDLQGGGVGLFYFAGHGMQVKGRNYLMPVGGDFSGEEEVAYGALDADAVLAKLEAAGNRLNLMILDACRNNPFATGSRGASAGLAQMDAPAGSYIAFATAPGRTAADGTGSNGLYTRHLLANLEAPGLKVEDIFKRVRNGVMADTQNVQVPWESSSLRSDFYFVSGAGSPAPAMAPPSPLPGPYLAGAAAERALSQGVFETPAEAAARLAELPPLRVGTARLYPASYDMDTRRLPVDLKIEPWAASHVRQTKGILELDRARARAFCAEGVELPLVARFGVVSGKLGPTVVSVLAAAGSEPVRGPLKGRLCFFRPKHLIMGAAATYEVEIGGRLVGVLRPGESFTLRMPPGQVKVQAFSVQSRSRGLPYLLDVEVVADRTVHVIADLGEVAIVPPPKGEAATQALKNLGEKDLD; via the coding sequence ATGATCCGCGCGAGCCTGGCCCTCCTGCTGCTCTTCCTCTCTGCTGCGGCCCAGGAGGCGGACCGTGGTGTGCGGGTGGCCGAGGCCCAGCCTGAGCGGCGCATCGCCCTGGTGATCGGCAACGGCGCCTACGCTGCAGCGCCCCTGAAGAACCCGGTCAACGACGCCCGCGCCATGGCCGGCGCCCTGGAGCGTTGCGGGTTCACCGTGGCCGAACTGGAGAACGCGACCCGGGACCAGATGGTCAAGGCCCTTCGCCAATTCGGCAGCGACCTCCAGGGTGGCGGGGTTGGCCTGTTCTATTTTGCCGGCCACGGCATGCAGGTGAAGGGCCGCAATTACCTGATGCCCGTGGGCGGGGACTTCTCCGGCGAGGAGGAGGTGGCGTACGGGGCCCTTGACGCCGATGCCGTGCTTGCCAAGCTGGAGGCTGCCGGCAACCGGCTCAACCTCATGATTCTGGACGCCTGCCGCAACAACCCCTTCGCCACCGGCTCCCGCGGCGCGTCGGCGGGGCTGGCCCAGATGGACGCGCCTGCGGGCAGCTACATCGCCTTCGCCACGGCCCCAGGCCGCACCGCCGCCGACGGGACGGGGAGCAACGGGCTCTACACCCGGCACCTGCTGGCCAATCTGGAGGCACCGGGCTTGAAGGTGGAGGACATCTTCAAGCGGGTGCGGAACGGGGTCATGGCTGACACCCAGAACGTCCAGGTGCCGTGGGAGAGCAGCAGCCTGCGCAGCGACTTCTACTTCGTATCCGGAGCGGGCTCGCCCGCTCCGGCCATGGCGCCGCCATCCCCCCTGCCGGGGCCCTATCTTGCGGGCGCTGCGGCGGAACGAGCCCTGTCCCAAGGCGTTTTCGAGACGCCGGCAGAAGCCGCCGCCCGGTTGGCCGAACTGCCACCCCTCCGGGTGGGCACGGCCCGGCTTTACCCGGCCAGCTATGACATGGATACGAGGCGCCTGCCGGTGGACCTGAAGATCGAACCCTGGGCCGCCTCCCACGTGCGCCAGACCAAGGGAATCCTCGAACTGGATCGGGCCCGGGCCCGGGCCTTCTGCGCCGAGGGCGTGGAGTTGCCCTTGGTGGCGCGCTTCGGGGTGGTGTCCGGGAAGCTGGGCCCGACGGTGGTGTCCGTGCTGGCCGCCGCCGGCAGCGAGCCGGTCCGGGGACCGTTGAAAGGCCGGTTGTGCTTCTTCCGTCCCAAACACCTGATCATGGGCGCGGCAGCGACCTACGAGGTGGAAATCGGGGGGCGGCTGGTCGGGGTTCTCCGCCCCGGAGAATCGTTCACACTGCGTATGCCTCCGGGCCAGGTGAAGGTGCAGGCCTTCTCGGTCCAGTCCCGGTCGCGCGGGCTCCCGTACCTGCTGGACGTGGAGGTGGTGGCCGACCGGACCGTACACGTGATCGCGGATCTGGGGGAGGTTGCGATCGTGCCGCCGCCCAAGGGCGAGGCCGCGACCCAGGCCCTGAAAAACCTGGGGGAGAAAGACCTGGATTGA
- a CDS encoding SDR family oxidoreductase, with product MSFSLELNGRRALVTGGTKGVGAAVVESLRKEGVMVLATARSVPHGAPEGVIYIAADLATANGCRTVTDAVRDRLGGIDIVINVLGGSSAPAGGFASLSDAEWEVAISQNLMPAVRIDRALLPLMIAQGSGVVIHVTSIQRELPLPESTTAYAAAKAALSTYSKSLSKEVTPKGIRVVRVSPGWIETEASVRLAERLANQAGTDYEGGKKIIMDSLGGIPLGRPARPHEVADLITFLVSPRAASITGTEYVIDGGTVPTV from the coding sequence ATGAGCTTCAGCCTTGAACTCAATGGCCGAAGAGCGCTTGTAACGGGCGGAACGAAGGGCGTGGGTGCAGCCGTCGTCGAGTCCTTGCGCAAGGAAGGCGTGATGGTCCTCGCGACAGCGCGTTCGGTTCCCCATGGGGCGCCCGAGGGCGTCATATATATCGCCGCTGATCTGGCCACGGCGAATGGGTGCCGGACGGTCACGGATGCGGTTCGGGATCGTCTCGGCGGCATCGATATCGTCATCAACGTTCTCGGCGGATCGAGCGCGCCTGCCGGCGGCTTCGCGAGCCTGAGCGATGCCGAGTGGGAGGTCGCGATCAGTCAGAATCTGATGCCTGCTGTGCGCATCGACAGGGCCTTGCTCCCCTTGATGATTGCGCAGGGATCGGGTGTCGTCATCCACGTCACGTCCATACAGCGTGAACTGCCACTGCCGGAATCGACGACCGCCTATGCCGCAGCGAAAGCCGCGCTGTCGACCTACAGCAAGAGCTTGTCGAAGGAGGTCACGCCGAAGGGCATCCGTGTGGTGCGCGTCTCTCCGGGGTGGATTGAGACCGAGGCATCCGTTCGGCTCGCCGAGCGGCTTGCGAACCAGGCTGGAACCGACTACGAGGGTGGGAAGAAGATCATCATGGATTCCCTTGGGGGCATCCCGCTCGGCCGCCCAGCTCGGCCTCACGAGGTAGCCGACCTGATCACGTTCCTGGTCTCGCCTCGCGCCGCCTCGATCACGGGCACCGAGTATGTCATCGACGGAGGGACCGTGCCGACGGTGTAA
- a CDS encoding nuclear transport factor 2 family protein, whose product MFLDLPASVDAYFAMDKGDLDDLARCFQDDAVVKDEGHAYIGLAAIKQWKKESSERYTYTSEPFASEFKDGRTIVASRVTGNFPGSPVDLRYFFNLESTKIASLEIIP is encoded by the coding sequence ATGTTTCTCGACCTGCCCGCATCCGTCGACGCCTATTTCGCCATGGACAAGGGCGACCTTGACGACCTTGCCCGCTGTTTCCAGGACGACGCAGTGGTGAAGGACGAAGGCCACGCCTACATCGGCCTGGCTGCCATCAAGCAGTGGAAAAAGGAATCCTCGGAGAGGTACACCTACACGAGTGAACCTTTCGCTTCTGAATTCAAGGACGGAAGAACCATCGTCGCCAGCAGGGTAACCGGCAACTTCCCCGGAAGCCCCGTGGACCTTCGATACTTCTTCAACCTCGAAAGCACCAAGATCGCATCTCTGGAAATCATCCCATGA
- a CDS encoding helix-turn-helix domain-containing protein — protein sequence MSEEWTPTSAAAAVGQALRILEGRWKLEILFHLFGGRILRFSELEKAIPAITQKMLIQQLRQMEKDGIVRRIVHHQVPPKVEYGLTVWGQALCPTLDALLKWADLREDRTGATPATIP from the coding sequence ATGTCTGAAGAATGGACACCCACCTCCGCAGCCGCCGCTGTTGGGCAGGCCCTCCGGATTCTCGAAGGAAGATGGAAGCTGGAGATCCTGTTCCATCTGTTCGGCGGCAGGATCCTGCGCTTCTCCGAGCTCGAAAAGGCGATCCCGGCCATCACCCAGAAGATGCTGATCCAGCAGCTGCGTCAGATGGAAAAAGATGGAATCGTCAGGCGGATCGTCCATCACCAGGTGCCACCGAAAGTCGAGTATGGCTTGACCGTTTGGGGTCAGGCGCTCTGCCCAACCCTTGATGCCCTGCTGAAGTGGGCCGATCTGCGCGAGGATCGCACAGGAGCGACACCCGCTACCATTCCGTGA
- a CDS encoding DUF1330 domain-containing protein produces MVAFSPAAFETFLAGDDDSPVVMLNLPRFAPDGGRENHREYMRMAKPILAGFGAEILFGGDGLPVLTTGETKGWDAVVLVRYPRRSTFKAMVEDPEYQAAFKVGQAAVADIVLQPVKPSEIMV; encoded by the coding sequence ATGGTTGCCTTTTCACCTGCCGCATTCGAGACCTTCCTGGCGGGAGACGATGACTCACCCGTCGTGATGCTGAATCTTCCGCGGTTCGCGCCCGATGGCGGCCGCGAGAACCATCGGGAATACATGCGAATGGCGAAGCCGATCCTGGCTGGATTCGGCGCAGAAATCCTGTTCGGCGGCGACGGCCTGCCGGTGCTCACCACCGGGGAAACGAAGGGGTGGGATGCCGTCGTGCTCGTCCGGTATCCGCGACGGTCCACGTTCAAAGCGATGGTCGAGGATCCCGAATACCAGGCTGCTTTCAAGGTCGGGCAGGCCGCGGTTGCCGATATCGTACTGCAACCTGTGAAGCCCAGCGAGATCATGGTCTGA
- a CDS encoding helix-turn-helix transcriptional regulator, whose translation MHREVARIWTVASLARHCGVSRSTLATRFQTVVGVAPIAYLTRWRIALAKDERSHGIKTVGEIALSVGFHSSSGFSTAFTRMVGCSPKRLKA comes from the coding sequence ATGCATCGCGAGGTCGCCCGGATATGGACGGTGGCAAGTCTTGCAAGACACTGTGGTGTCTCTCGATCAACCCTCGCTACCCGGTTCCAGACGGTGGTGGGGGTTGCTCCTATCGCCTATCTGACTCGTTGGAGAATCGCCTTGGCGAAAGACGAACGCTCCCACGGAATCAAGACCGTTGGGGAGATCGCCTTGTCCGTGGGGTTTCACTCTTCGAGCGGTTTCAGTACAGCCTTCACTCGCATGGTCGGATGTTCCCCCAAGCGGTTAAAAGCCTGA
- a CDS encoding methyl-accepting chemotaxis protein, whose protein sequence is MSSPTGEPRVSDPSCGGSQLDLEVVAYRHLRLIYCLWIGAAMRISTKLFVGFGIVLVSALGVSIAALLAISSLRSNINNLLLLRLPQLQSSKEITMNVYASAVYIDDALLETDLVAARAELAMTGLSRKSTLENMEKLKASLRTEEDRALYNLIIDKRTPYAEMRDVLIKAVQEGRKADAHQVLATIKPLRKAFFDALKAFDEHVQAQAIRAGADTEASVRNAWIIQGTILITALVLGIMAMFWCIRSIALPLKEFQKTVAFLGEGDFTGKVGVATRDEFGQMGSALNTAMASLRTAFTRLRNNALQVASGSTELSSASGQMASASSEISHSSEEQRHALEKVASAMLQFAASIEQVSQHVRQSRGQVERAELAVIEGTNVGSASSQAMNSIRETNELMVQAVTVIQDIARQTNLLSLNAAIEAAKAGSLGKGFSVVAEEVRKLAERSGQAAREIADLITRTNGAVQDGVNRVQDSVRVLDSIRESTQVIAGMTKEIETAITEQATTSQEVSRQLEKVSGQVAHNSAATMQMSASIQEVTRTADELAKAAEQLRDAVANYRV, encoded by the coding sequence ATGTCCTCCCCCACCGGGGAGCCCAGGGTTTCCGACCCTTCGTGTGGCGGTTCCCAACTGGATCTTGAGGTCGTTGCCTACAGACATTTAAGGCTCATTTATTGCCTGTGGATTGGAGCAGCCATGAGAATAAGCACCAAACTGTTCGTCGGCTTCGGAATCGTCCTGGTTTCCGCGCTCGGCGTCTCCATCGCCGCACTTCTGGCCATTTCCTCCCTCCGTTCCAACATCAACAACCTTCTCTTGCTGAGGTTGCCCCAGTTGCAGAGCTCCAAGGAAATCACCATGAACGTCTATGCCAGCGCCGTCTACATCGATGACGCGCTTCTCGAAACGGACCTCGTCGCCGCCCGGGCCGAGTTGGCGATGACGGGGTTGAGCCGAAAAAGCACGCTCGAGAACATGGAGAAATTGAAGGCATCGCTTCGGACCGAGGAGGACCGGGCCCTCTATAATCTGATCATCGACAAGAGGACCCCCTATGCAGAAATGCGCGATGTCCTGATCAAGGCTGTGCAGGAGGGCCGGAAGGCGGATGCACACCAGGTTCTGGCCACCATCAAACCCTTGAGGAAGGCCTTCTTCGATGCCTTGAAAGCCTTTGACGAGCATGTCCAGGCACAGGCCATCCGTGCCGGGGCCGACACCGAAGCCAGCGTTCGCAACGCCTGGATCATCCAAGGAACCATCCTGATCACCGCCCTGGTCCTGGGCATCATGGCCATGTTCTGGTGCATCAGGAGCATCGCGTTGCCCTTGAAGGAATTCCAGAAGACGGTGGCCTTTCTTGGGGAAGGCGACTTCACGGGCAAGGTCGGCGTGGCGACCCGGGACGAGTTCGGCCAGATGGGCTCGGCCCTCAACACGGCCATGGCCTCCCTCCGCACGGCCTTCACGCGGTTGAGGAACAACGCGCTGCAGGTGGCCAGCGGCTCCACTGAACTCAGTTCCGCCAGTGGGCAGATGGCTTCGGCGAGCAGCGAAATCAGCCATTCCTCCGAGGAGCAGCGGCACGCCCTGGAGAAGGTGGCCTCGGCGATGCTTCAATTCGCGGCCTCGATCGAACAGGTGAGCCAGCATGTGCGCCAGTCGAGGGGCCAGGTGGAACGGGCCGAACTGGCGGTGATCGAGGGAACGAACGTCGGGAGCGCCAGCAGCCAGGCCATGAATTCCATCCGGGAAACCAATGAGCTGATGGTCCAGGCCGTGACGGTGATCCAGGACATCGCCCGCCAGACCAACCTGCTCAGCCTGAATGCGGCCATCGAAGCCGCCAAGGCCGGGAGCCTGGGCAAGGGCTTCTCGGTCGTCGCCGAGGAGGTCAGGAAGCTTGCGGAACGGTCGGGCCAGGCCGCACGCGAGATCGCCGACCTCATCACCCGCACCAACGGAGCGGTGCAGGATGGGGTGAACCGGGTCCAGGACTCCGTGCGGGTGCTCGACAGCATCCGGGAATCCACCCAGGTCATCGCCGGCATGACCAAGGAGATCGAGACCGCCATAACCGAGCAGGCCACCACCAGCCAGGAGGTTTCCCGGCAGTTGGAGAAAGTGAGCGGCCAGGTGGCTCACAACAGCGCTGCCACCATGCAGATGTCCGCCTCCATCCAGGAGGTCACCCGCACGGCCGATGAATTGGCCAAGGCGGCGGAGCAGCTTCGTGATGCCGTCGCCAACTACCGGGTCTAG